One Mycobacteroides salmoniphilum DNA segment encodes these proteins:
- a CDS encoding MCE family protein yields the protein MSAKGDGRSRLISVIGTVVVLAVAVLGVGAYYVKSTLDHITLTAQFDSASGLYESNVVAVLGMPVGKITKITPQSGYVDVQFTVDKNVKVPADVQAVTLSTSILTDRQVELSPPYRGGPALNDGDTIGLNHTKTPVEFDRVLGMLDRLSLSLKGDGKGKGPVADIINSAAGVANGNGEKIKSGLGELSRALRLSSEGGVTTREQMTTIIKNVSSLFDAAAANDGRLREFASTVRQLSQILDDESLGTGNTGRKFNDLVRQAGDVVEANRGHLKQTILNANTALKAVVDNKREISEWIDVQPLAWDNMYNVVDQDNKRLRVRFMTDRLLFESQMDKEICNMMGLRQLGCGTGTLQDYGPDFGLTYVLDGLAAMGQK from the coding sequence ATGAGCGCCAAAGGCGATGGAAGAAGTCGGCTGATATCCGTGATCGGCACAGTGGTTGTGCTGGCCGTGGCCGTCCTCGGCGTGGGTGCGTATTACGTGAAGTCGACGTTGGACCACATCACACTGACCGCTCAGTTTGACAGTGCCTCCGGTCTATACGAGTCCAATGTGGTTGCAGTTCTTGGTATGCCGGTGGGGAAGATTACCAAGATCACTCCGCAGTCGGGCTATGTCGACGTGCAGTTCACCGTGGACAAGAACGTGAAAGTGCCCGCCGACGTGCAGGCCGTCACCTTGTCGACGTCGATCCTGACCGACCGCCAAGTCGAGCTATCTCCGCCTTACCGCGGCGGCCCGGCGTTGAACGACGGTGACACCATTGGGTTGAACCACACCAAGACCCCGGTGGAATTTGATCGGGTGCTAGGCATGCTGGATCGGCTTTCGCTGTCCCTCAAGGGAGATGGCAAGGGGAAGGGCCCCGTGGCCGACATCATCAACTCTGCCGCCGGAGTCGCCAATGGTAACGGCGAGAAGATTAAGTCCGGGCTCGGCGAGCTATCCAGGGCGCTGCGGCTGAGCTCTGAGGGCGGCGTGACTACTCGCGAGCAGATGACCACCATTATCAAGAATGTGAGCTCCCTGTTCGACGCGGCGGCCGCCAATGACGGCAGGCTGCGTGAATTTGCCTCCACCGTCCGTCAACTGAGCCAGATTCTCGATGATGAGTCGTTGGGTACCGGGAATACCGGGCGCAAGTTCAACGATCTGGTCAGGCAAGCCGGCGACGTCGTCGAGGCCAATCGCGGTCACCTCAAACAAACGATTCTCAACGCCAACACCGCCCTGAAGGCCGTGGTCGACAACAAGCGTGAGATCTCCGAGTGGATCGACGTCCAACCGCTGGCTTGGGACAACATGTACAACGTCGTCGACCAGGACAACAAGCGGCTGCGTGTCCGGTTCATGACGGATCGGTTGCTGTTCGAAAGCCAGATGGACAAGGAAATCTGCAACATGATGGGTCTGCGCCAATTAGGTTGTGGCACAGGAACCCTGCAGGATTATGGGCCGGACTTCGGGCTGACCTACGTGCTGGACGGACTCGCGGCGATGGGGCAGAAGTAG
- a CDS encoding MlaD family protein has product MPNSFEVDGRGPSDNQLLVASVVTLAAIVAFTGAMLLKSAGKLDDYVRVVADLTNVGDGLPQKSDVKYRGVLVGEVEDVTPATGNKPNFVHINLKPQYAKSIPVTATARVVPSNVFAVSSVQLVDRGPGVPIRGGAHIAEDQELPTVLFQTTVSKLRDVLNATGRGREDNSVGILAAVGAATDSRRVKLLNGGAQLNRLIAELNAIVATDPGPSTVSALLDATEGLQQTAPELLDALHQAVQPMQTLAEKREQLTSLVHAGLTTVGTTKQAFDNHTDQLIGITTGLTPPIGVFAKNSDKFVPIFRNMNKLSRNWFEYMWMADRDIPNMPIAVTLAPSYTYTRADCPRYGEVKGPSCFTAPEQVVRPDLPETLLPQNYKPPADVAPPTGTVVGPNGNLVAVAPPIVAPPGGPNLADPNPSLPWWQPAPVPRVPGTSDPGDAEPPPAAPASFGGNVGPVGSHRERDLLGVIAGGPATPATQLLLGPVARGSAVSFAKEVPR; this is encoded by the coding sequence ATGCCGAATTCCTTCGAGGTAGATGGGCGCGGCCCGTCCGACAACCAGCTTCTGGTGGCGTCCGTCGTCACCCTTGCGGCGATCGTCGCCTTCACCGGGGCCATGCTGTTGAAATCCGCAGGCAAGCTTGATGATTACGTGCGTGTCGTCGCCGATCTGACGAATGTCGGTGACGGCCTGCCGCAGAAGTCGGATGTGAAGTACCGGGGCGTGCTCGTCGGCGAGGTCGAGGACGTGACACCGGCGACGGGCAACAAACCGAACTTCGTGCACATCAACCTCAAACCGCAGTACGCGAAATCAATCCCCGTGACCGCGACCGCCCGCGTGGTGCCGAGCAATGTGTTCGCCGTGTCCTCGGTGCAGCTGGTCGACCGGGGGCCCGGTGTCCCCATTCGCGGCGGCGCCCACATCGCCGAGGACCAGGAGCTGCCCACGGTGCTGTTCCAGACCACGGTCAGCAAGTTGCGCGATGTTCTCAATGCGACCGGCCGTGGCCGCGAGGACAATTCGGTGGGCATCTTGGCGGCAGTGGGGGCGGCCACCGACAGCCGCAGGGTCAAACTGCTCAACGGCGGCGCTCAGCTGAACCGGCTCATCGCCGAGCTCAACGCGATCGTGGCCACCGACCCAGGTCCCTCAACGGTATCGGCTCTTCTCGATGCCACCGAAGGTCTCCAACAGACTGCCCCCGAGTTGCTGGATGCACTGCACCAGGCCGTGCAGCCGATGCAGACCCTTGCCGAGAAGCGCGAACAACTGACGAGCCTGGTTCACGCTGGGCTGACTACCGTGGGCACCACCAAGCAGGCCTTTGACAACCACACCGATCAGCTCATTGGCATCACCACCGGGCTCACTCCGCCGATCGGTGTTTTCGCCAAGAATTCCGACAAGTTTGTTCCGATTTTCCGCAACATGAACAAGCTGTCCCGTAACTGGTTTGAGTACATGTGGATGGCAGACCGGGATATCCCCAACATGCCGATTGCCGTGACACTGGCGCCCAGTTACACCTACACCCGAGCCGACTGTCCGCGTTACGGGGAGGTGAAGGGGCCAAGCTGCTTCACCGCCCCCGAACAGGTGGTGCGTCCCGATCTTCCCGAGACACTGCTCCCGCAGAACTACAAGCCACCTGCGGATGTGGCGCCGCCGACTGGAACGGTGGTGGGCCCCAACGGAAACCTTGTCGCAGTGGCGCCGCCGATTGTGGCCCCTCCGGGCGGCCCGAACCTGGCCGACCCCAACCCGTCGCTACCGTGGTGGCAGCCCGCCCCGGTGCCCCGCGTGCCCGGTACCTCCGATCCCGGTGACGCAGAACCGCCGCCCGCGGCGCCGGCCTCGTTTGGCGGAAACGTCGGGCCCGTTGGCAGCCACCGTGAACGGGATCTCCTCGGTGTCATCGCCGGTGGCCCCGCAACTCCCGCTACGCAACTGCTTCTCGGGCCGGTGGCTCGGGGCAGCGCGGTGTCGTTCGCTAAGGAGGTGCCGCGGTGA
- a CDS encoding MlaD family protein has translation MINAAANVLVGAVRTGHRQKAVLSGLALALTLIVAVVYLFAGALRANPFASTYRVTVKLPESGGLLPRQDVALRGVKIGTVRSLEITQQGVEATAEIQSKYVIPAAVKVRVTGLSAAGEQYLNFEGLPGQQGPFLKDGSVIAEGVQVPMTLAKLLADADGLLAQVDPKKLELIKKELSLSKEGPRKLTDIIDGGTFLLSTLDSVLPETTSLLKTSRVVLTLAADKNTGIKATSDALGRTLRGVNTMQNGYRTLVDQTPKTLGAVDGLFADNSDTMVTLLASLASASQMLYVRTPAINAFFPDYRGSTFGAIADTMRDNGVWATADLYPRYACDYGTPRVPPSTADFPEPPLYTHCVSDDPAVLIRGAKNAPRPAGDDTAGPPAGADLGKRTDPTPKGRFTVPTPQGGPTLPIEPPR, from the coding sequence ATGATCAATGCGGCGGCGAATGTTCTGGTCGGTGCTGTGCGTACCGGTCATCGCCAGAAGGCAGTGCTGTCGGGGCTGGCGCTGGCGTTGACGTTAATTGTGGCGGTGGTCTATTTGTTCGCAGGTGCATTGCGGGCCAATCCCTTTGCATCCACCTATCGGGTCACGGTGAAACTGCCGGAGTCGGGGGGATTGTTGCCCCGTCAGGATGTGGCGCTGCGGGGGGTGAAGATCGGCACGGTGCGGTCACTGGAGATCACTCAGCAGGGGGTCGAGGCTACCGCCGAAATCCAGTCGAAGTACGTCATCCCCGCTGCGGTGAAGGTTCGGGTGACCGGGCTCTCCGCCGCCGGTGAGCAGTACCTCAACTTCGAGGGTCTACCGGGCCAACAAGGCCCATTCCTCAAGGACGGCAGTGTGATTGCCGAGGGCGTGCAGGTTCCGATGACGCTGGCGAAGCTACTCGCCGATGCTGACGGGTTGTTGGCGCAGGTGGACCCCAAGAAGCTCGAGCTGATCAAGAAGGAGCTGAGCCTGAGCAAGGAGGGACCACGCAAGCTCACCGACATCATCGACGGCGGCACCTTCCTCCTCAGCACCTTGGACTCGGTGCTGCCGGAGACCACCAGCCTGCTCAAGACCAGCCGGGTGGTGCTGACCCTCGCGGCCGACAAGAACACGGGCATCAAGGCCACCTCCGATGCGCTGGGTCGCACCCTGCGGGGGGTCAACACGATGCAGAACGGCTACCGCACCCTGGTGGATCAGACCCCGAAGACGCTGGGTGCGGTCGACGGCTTGTTCGCCGACAACTCCGACACCATGGTCACCCTGCTCGCCAGCCTGGCCTCTGCCTCGCAGATGCTCTACGTGCGTACACCGGCCATCAACGCGTTCTTCCCCGATTACCGCGGATCGACATTCGGGGCGATTGCCGACACCATGCGCGACAACGGTGTGTGGGCAACCGCCGACCTGTATCCGCGATACGCCTGTGACTACGGCACCCCGCGCGTACCGCCATCCACGGCCGATTTCCCCGAGCCGCCCCTGTACACCCATTGCGTCAGCGATGATCCGGCGGTGTTGATTCGTGGCGCGAAGAATGCGCCGCGTCCCGCGGGTGACGACACTGCCGGCCCACCGGCGGGCGCCGATCTGGGGAAGAGGACCGATCCCACTCCCAAGGGGAGGTTCACCGTCCCTACTCCACAGGGTGGGCCGACACTGCCGATAGAACCCCCGCGCTGA
- a CDS encoding MlaD family protein — protein sequence MARTGLLTSAALLTATILSGCSTNGLGDLPLPAPGIGSGGYHLTALFLNVLNLPDSAKVKLAGADVGQVDEMHVSNYTAITTLRILDGVRLPKGSTAELRSATPLGDVFVSIRPPVGAPSDGPVLGDGDTIGLELTTAAATVESVLSSAALASNGGAVRNLTNIVNGFGKATGDQGQAFGDLITDSNRILGTLNSRSAQISEALTQTAQLADRIDVKNQTVTDIVTAAGPATETLAANTAQLTELLLTVGDTTRQLQKFPSIAGTDTSGRSIIADANTVSKAWNDVALDPDTSLAAFNRILPTAIKATAGNSLSLRASLDQLVLGSIPDVGSLADIGIHGPKRYNWAQLAGSLKYTLWRLQERVVGKGAYGQDVPVRPSPTEPGVIETVPPAAPAPGAGR from the coding sequence GTGGCGCGTACCGGGTTACTGACATCGGCGGCCTTGCTGACTGCCACCATCCTCAGCGGATGCTCCACCAATGGGCTGGGCGACCTGCCGTTACCCGCTCCCGGCATCGGCAGCGGCGGCTACCACCTCACCGCTCTGTTCTTGAATGTTCTGAATCTGCCCGACAGTGCCAAGGTGAAACTGGCCGGCGCCGATGTGGGGCAGGTGGACGAGATGCACGTGAGTAACTACACCGCGATCACGACGTTGCGCATCCTGGACGGGGTGCGTCTGCCCAAGGGCAGCACCGCCGAATTACGTTCGGCCACACCGCTAGGTGATGTTTTTGTCTCGATTCGGCCGCCTGTCGGGGCACCCTCGGACGGCCCCGTGCTCGGGGACGGTGACACCATTGGCCTGGAGTTGACGACCGCCGCCGCGACGGTGGAGTCGGTGCTAAGCTCGGCCGCGCTGGCCTCCAATGGCGGCGCGGTGCGCAACCTCACCAATATTGTCAACGGTTTCGGCAAGGCAACCGGCGATCAGGGCCAGGCGTTCGGCGACTTGATCACGGACTCCAATCGGATACTGGGCACACTGAATTCACGCTCGGCGCAGATCTCTGAGGCCCTCACGCAGACGGCACAATTGGCCGACCGGATCGATGTGAAGAATCAGACCGTCACCGATATCGTGACGGCGGCGGGGCCGGCGACCGAAACCCTGGCCGCCAACACCGCGCAATTGACCGAACTCCTGCTGACGGTGGGGGATACGACACGTCAGCTGCAGAAGTTCCCGTCGATCGCAGGTACCGATACCAGCGGTCGCAGCATCATCGCCGATGCGAACACCGTCTCTAAGGCGTGGAACGACGTGGCACTGGATCCCGATACGAGTCTCGCCGCGTTCAACCGGATTCTGCCCACTGCCATCAAGGCAACTGCGGGAAACTCACTGTCGCTGCGCGCGAGCCTCGATCAGCTGGTTCTTGGTTCGATACCCGACGTGGGATCCCTCGCTGATATCGGTATACATGGGCCCAAGCGCTACAACTGGGCGCAGCTGGCGGGATCCCTCAAGTACACGCTGTGGCGACTGCAGGAGCGCGTCGTGGGTAAGGGCGCGTATGGCCAGGACGTTCCGGTGCGTCCGAGCCCTACCGAACCCGGTGTCATCGAGACCGTCCCGCCGGCCGCACCCGCCCCGGGGGCCGGGCGATGA
- a CDS encoding MlaE family ABC transporter permease — MTVSSYLAPGRRPFIRAYNRIRRPLTRFGHMVAFFFRALAGIPVVLRQYPKEFLRHLSDIAWGNGSLVVGGGTAGVALVLGVTAGALVAIESYNFLDLLGLGPATGIISSLASTRELAPIMASLAFAMQAGCRFTAQLGSMRIAEEIDAMDSVAIRPIPFLVTTRLMAAIIAVIPLYLACLAISYLSCQVMVGILSGGSVGSYLHYFGIGVSGIDIVYSIIKTVVFVWIASTVQCYYGFYASGGPEGVGIAAGHAMRAAITVVVMVNMLLTMALWSVDAGARLGG; from the coding sequence GTGACCGTCTCCAGTTATCTGGCGCCAGGACGCCGGCCATTCATACGTGCGTACAACAGAATTCGCCGGCCACTGACGCGGTTCGGTCATATGGTGGCCTTCTTCTTCCGTGCGCTTGCCGGTATTCCAGTGGTGCTGCGGCAGTACCCCAAGGAATTTCTGCGGCACCTGTCCGATATCGCCTGGGGCAATGGCTCATTGGTGGTAGGTGGTGGAACTGCTGGAGTGGCCTTGGTGCTGGGGGTCACCGCCGGAGCTCTTGTCGCCATCGAGTCGTACAACTTCCTGGACCTTCTCGGACTCGGGCCCGCCACCGGCATCATCAGCTCGTTGGCCAGCACTCGAGAGCTGGCGCCGATCATGGCCTCCCTGGCATTCGCGATGCAGGCGGGCTGCCGATTCACCGCGCAACTGGGGTCAATGCGGATCGCCGAGGAGATCGACGCCATGGATTCGGTTGCTATTAGGCCGATCCCATTCTTGGTGACCACCCGGCTGATGGCGGCGATCATCGCGGTGATCCCGCTGTATCTGGCCTGCCTGGCGATCAGCTACCTGTCCTGTCAAGTCATGGTGGGCATCCTCAGTGGCGGCTCGGTGGGGTCCTACCTGCACTACTTCGGCATTGGGGTCAGCGGTATCGACATCGTGTACTCGATCATCAAGACAGTGGTCTTCGTGTGGATCGCCTCGACGGTCCAGTGCTATTACGGCTTCTACGCCAGCGGCGGCCCCGAGGGCGTGGGAATTGCTGCCGGACATGCCATGCGCGCCGCCATCACCGTAGTGGTGATGGTGAACATGCTGCTGACGATGGCGCTGTGGAGCGTCGACGCCGGCGCCAGGCTGGGTGGTTAG
- a CDS encoding TetR/AcrR family transcriptional regulator, with protein MSDENNATAPRQRLPKGQGWLLRQQIIDTAMDLVLRSGEARTPSARELTRALGITAPSFYRHFSSTDELADALCSRYFEQLGEALQRATSNISTALGRLRALGLAYVRFAAQNPLMYRLATAGPPRIGSESDEILSSSAFLHLRGVVQELVDEERFPPGNTLESALQLWATTHGVASLLVTRPHLPWGEQESFASRTLYAAYLGHVASEAPDSVDGQW; from the coding sequence ATGAGTGACGAGAACAACGCAACCGCACCACGGCAGCGCCTGCCCAAGGGACAGGGTTGGCTGCTGCGGCAGCAGATCATCGACACCGCGATGGATCTCGTTCTCAGGTCCGGCGAGGCCCGCACCCCTTCGGCCCGTGAATTGACGCGTGCACTGGGCATCACGGCACCGTCCTTCTATCGGCACTTCTCGAGCACCGACGAGTTGGCGGACGCGCTGTGCTCACGATACTTCGAACAGCTCGGTGAGGCGCTGCAGCGGGCGACGTCCAACATCTCCACGGCGCTCGGGCGGCTGCGCGCACTCGGCCTGGCCTACGTGCGGTTCGCGGCGCAGAACCCGCTGATGTACCGGCTTGCGACTGCGGGCCCGCCACGGATCGGTAGCGAATCGGACGAAATACTCAGCAGCTCGGCATTTCTGCACCTACGAGGTGTCGTGCAGGAACTCGTCGACGAAGAGCGGTTCCCGCCCGGCAATACCCTGGAATCGGCCCTGCAGTTATGGGCGACCACGCATGGGGTGGCCTCATTGCTGGTGACGCGGCCACATCTACCGTGGGGCGAGCAGGAATCCTTTGCCTCCCGAACCCTGTACGCCGCGTATCTAGGACATGTCGCGTCCGAAGCGCCAGACAGTGTGGACGGGCAGTGGTGA
- a CDS encoding DUF2339 domain-containing protein, giving the protein MFTSDPLDATLRGMTDPQLQQMTATLDQLDGRERALRGELDALRGRMVEWTQAEYLKAQQYWDDYRRSQGAPPLAVPVPAAAPVPPTRMPVLAQAPNAPGAIPPRNEPFWTHEGFASKAMAFAGAVVTLAGVVMLLVLAAKSGYFGPVPRLASGAVLAAGLVGLGVRVQSRPGGRIGGIATAATGFAAAFFDVLALTVIYDKIPVVAGLALGLAIAGAGLVLARQWNSQPFAAGVVGAITLLAPFLTDGFTVELAAFALVLLIASLPAQIGRNWPVLHAFRTVGVSLTVLAAIRATAGEGQPYALLIMAVLTLLVTLVGSLWLLTGDHAGQGDLTASVMIAMACVPGLYSALFFPVWPLGVLVPVGIAAVMGTVLLLVGGLPAHARIAMAAVAGLALLQASVEGTRGALLAVALLALALTFSAVGYQLRERISLVLGQVFGALGGMAYVAYVPPKLLIDSTSAVYAAGPLLIVASVLSAAAVAMVMAAMHRVGWASPQSAPVRGVLAGVSMLYAGTAAIVLSGTALLGDNDGFLLGHGLATVSWMAVSVTLLLAGLRRYRGQSWVTRTGFVLAAMAVAKLFLFDLATLDGIARIGAFIVTGLLLLAGGTVYAREYATRGEQSVTELPVK; this is encoded by the coding sequence GTGTTCACCTCGGATCCCTTAGACGCCACGCTGAGAGGCATGACAGACCCACAGTTGCAGCAGATGACCGCGACGCTGGACCAACTCGACGGGCGTGAGCGTGCGCTGCGCGGCGAGCTCGATGCGCTGCGGGGCCGGATGGTCGAATGGACCCAGGCCGAATATCTTAAGGCGCAGCAGTATTGGGACGACTACCGACGTTCTCAGGGTGCGCCGCCGCTGGCTGTGCCCGTGCCTGCGGCAGCCCCCGTACCGCCCACCCGGATGCCGGTGCTGGCTCAGGCGCCAAATGCCCCCGGCGCAATACCTCCCCGAAACGAGCCATTCTGGACGCATGAAGGATTCGCCAGCAAGGCGATGGCCTTCGCAGGTGCGGTGGTGACACTCGCCGGCGTGGTCATGCTTCTGGTGCTGGCCGCCAAGAGTGGGTACTTCGGTCCGGTACCGCGCCTGGCCTCCGGTGCCGTCCTTGCCGCAGGTCTGGTTGGCCTGGGCGTCCGGGTGCAATCCAGGCCCGGTGGCCGGATCGGCGGTATTGCCACTGCGGCAACAGGATTCGCGGCCGCATTCTTCGATGTGCTGGCTCTTACGGTGATCTACGACAAGATTCCGGTGGTGGCAGGACTGGCCCTCGGGCTGGCCATTGCCGGCGCCGGCTTGGTGCTGGCGCGGCAGTGGAATTCTCAGCCTTTCGCGGCGGGTGTGGTCGGCGCGATCACGCTGCTGGCCCCGTTCCTCACCGATGGGTTTACCGTCGAACTTGCGGCCTTCGCGCTGGTGTTGTTGATCGCGAGCCTGCCTGCTCAAATCGGCCGAAACTGGCCTGTGCTGCACGCTTTCCGGACTGTGGGCGTCAGCCTGACGGTGCTGGCGGCGATTCGCGCCACCGCGGGTGAGGGACAGCCGTACGCCTTGCTCATCATGGCGGTGCTGACGCTGCTGGTCACCCTGGTGGGGTCGCTATGGCTGCTGACCGGCGACCATGCCGGCCAGGGCGACCTCACCGCATCGGTGATGATTGCCATGGCCTGCGTGCCTGGTCTCTACAGCGCCCTGTTCTTCCCCGTGTGGCCGCTGGGCGTGCTGGTACCCGTCGGGATCGCCGCGGTGATGGGGACGGTGCTGCTGCTGGTGGGTGGTCTTCCGGCGCACGCGCGCATCGCCATGGCCGCGGTGGCAGGGCTGGCCTTGCTGCAGGCCTCGGTGGAGGGCACCAGGGGGGCCTTGCTCGCGGTGGCGCTGTTGGCGCTGGCGCTGACTTTCTCCGCCGTCGGATACCAACTACGGGAACGTATTTCGTTGGTGCTCGGGCAGGTCTTCGGCGCGCTGGGCGGCATGGCATACGTCGCGTATGTGCCCCCGAAACTGCTCATCGACTCGACCAGCGCCGTATATGCGGCCGGTCCGCTGCTGATCGTCGCGAGCGTGCTGAGCGCCGCCGCGGTCGCTATGGTGATGGCGGCCATGCATCGGGTTGGCTGGGCGAGCCCGCAGTCCGCTCCGGTGCGCGGTGTCCTGGCCGGGGTGTCGATGCTGTACGCGGGGACGGCGGCGATTGTGCTCTCCGGTACCGCGCTGCTCGGCGATAACGACGGATTCCTGCTGGGTCACGGACTGGCGACGGTGTCCTGGATGGCGGTCTCCGTGACGCTGCTACTCGCCGGCCTACGGCGTTACCGTGGCCAGAGCTGGGTTACCCGAACGGGATTCGTGCTAGCGGCGATGGCCGTCGCGAAACTCTTCCTCTTCGACCTGGCCACCCTCGACGGCATCGCCCGAATCGGCGCGTTCATCGTCACCGGCCTGCTGCTACTCGCCGGCGGCACGGTGTACGCCCGTGAATACGCAACGCGCGGCGAGCAATCCGTCACCGAGTTGCCCGTCAAGTAA
- a CDS encoding MlaD family protein gives MKFRGPLIALVVFMTVAMALGWLVYATLRRDVSGSTTAYSAVFTDVYGLRDGDDVRMAGVRVGRVERIELVDNEQARVDFVVQNDQKLYGNTVASVTYQNIVGQRYLGLSLGKSSDTNVLSAGATIPVERTDPSFDVTTLLNGYEPLFSTLSPEQADNLTKGVIASLQGDNASIVTLVNQTSVLTKTFAGRDQALGNVITSLNAVTGNLAQQNDGLDTMLTQTRQMVSDLDRRRPELVSSVGSLAQTTRRLSKITEEVYPSLDELITRQPGFGKHVVSIEPQYAFLGDNLPIVLKGLSRFYSEGAFINVYMCDLNLTGFFPGLNDVIPIIVNAATPGNVAQYTPRCRNMANG, from the coding sequence GTGAAGTTCCGTGGACCGTTGATCGCCTTGGTGGTCTTCATGACCGTGGCCATGGCACTGGGCTGGTTGGTGTACGCCACGCTTCGTCGTGATGTATCGGGCAGCACCACAGCGTATTCGGCGGTGTTCACCGACGTCTATGGCCTGCGCGATGGTGACGACGTGCGAATGGCCGGGGTGCGGGTGGGCCGGGTCGAGAGGATCGAGTTGGTGGATAACGAGCAGGCCCGAGTGGACTTTGTGGTCCAGAATGACCAGAAGTTGTACGGCAACACGGTCGCATCGGTGACGTACCAGAATATCGTCGGACAGCGTTATCTTGGTCTGTCGCTTGGTAAATCCAGTGACACCAATGTTCTGTCGGCGGGCGCGACGATTCCGGTGGAGCGCACCGACCCGTCGTTCGATGTGACGACATTACTCAACGGCTACGAGCCATTGTTCAGCACGCTGTCTCCGGAGCAGGCCGATAACCTGACCAAGGGCGTCATTGCGTCCCTGCAAGGGGACAACGCCTCGATTGTCACCCTGGTGAATCAAACCTCGGTGTTGACAAAGACATTCGCCGGCCGCGATCAAGCGTTGGGCAACGTGATTACCAGCTTGAATGCCGTGACGGGCAACCTCGCGCAGCAGAACGACGGGCTGGACACCATGCTCACCCAGACACGGCAGATGGTGTCGGACTTGGATCGCAGGCGCCCCGAATTGGTGTCCTCGGTGGGGTCGCTGGCCCAGACCACACGACGTCTGTCGAAGATCACCGAGGAGGTCTATCCGTCGCTCGACGAGCTCATCACTCGCCAGCCGGGGTTCGGCAAGCACGTGGTGAGTATCGAGCCGCAGTACGCGTTCCTGGGGGACAACCTGCCGATTGTGCTGAAAGGGCTGTCGCGCTTCTACTCCGAGGGAGCGTTCATCAACGTCTACATGTGCGATCTGAACCTCACCGGCTTCTTCCCCGGCCTGAACGACGTGATACCGATCATCGTCAACGCGGCGACACCCGGAAACGTGGCCCAGTACACCCCGCGATGCAGGAACATGGCCAATGGCTGA
- a CDS encoding MlaD family protein translates to MADQSRWQRIKNRPVETYNKTWLGFIAIAVIGALVGGMLLVKAVGLGYTSYTAEFTQAASLRTGQPIAVAGIPVGNITSMKLVGDHVEAGLSVRDDIRLGKDTKASIRVTTILGSRYLDLRPRGTGILPGKTIDLAHTEVPYDLQAALVGATDTFDQVDFDNVARSLSVLGKQLQGLPDIVPQAMANIQTLSSVIAERRDQLGTLLKSTEKVTNTLRRQQSGIGVLVNQGQDLLGEIVSRRNTFHAMLQAFTNLVEQLSKVVIKDRPQLDEMLKTAHELSDMLGKHDDLLRSLYPIAPVLIRGIANSTGTGNAIDINLTNGLLVDSWMCAISGRAKQFGMIPYFKDCK, encoded by the coding sequence ATGGCTGATCAATCCAGATGGCAGAGGATCAAGAATCGGCCGGTCGAGACCTATAACAAGACCTGGCTGGGCTTCATCGCCATCGCGGTGATCGGGGCCCTCGTCGGCGGCATGCTGCTGGTCAAGGCGGTGGGTCTGGGCTATACGAGCTACACCGCCGAGTTCACACAGGCGGCGTCGCTACGCACGGGCCAGCCGATTGCCGTGGCGGGTATCCCCGTTGGGAACATCACGAGCATGAAGCTGGTCGGCGATCACGTCGAGGCTGGGCTCAGCGTCCGCGACGACATCAGGCTCGGTAAGGACACCAAGGCCTCGATCCGGGTGACGACCATCCTGGGTTCCCGGTATCTGGACCTGCGGCCCAGGGGCACAGGAATACTGCCCGGCAAGACAATTGACCTCGCGCATACCGAGGTCCCCTACGACCTGCAGGCCGCGCTGGTCGGGGCGACCGACACCTTCGACCAGGTCGATTTCGACAACGTCGCGCGGTCGCTCAGCGTGCTCGGCAAGCAGCTACAGGGCCTGCCCGACATTGTTCCGCAGGCGATGGCGAACATCCAGACGTTGTCCTCGGTGATCGCCGAGCGGCGTGACCAACTCGGCACCCTGCTCAAGAGCACCGAAAAGGTCACCAACACGCTGCGCCGCCAGCAGTCCGGTATCGGCGTGCTGGTCAACCAGGGACAAGACCTTCTCGGTGAGATCGTCTCGCGCCGCAACACTTTCCACGCGATGCTGCAGGCATTCACCAACCTGGTCGAGCAGCTCAGCAAGGTTGTCATCAAGGACCGGCCGCAGCTCGACGAGATGCTCAAGACGGCGCACGAGCTCTCGGACATGCTGGGTAAACACGACGATCTGCTGCGCAGCCTCTACCCGATTGCACCGGTCTTGATACGCGGCATCGCCAACTCGACGGGCACCGGTAACGCCATCGATATCAACCTAACGAACGGTCTGCTGGTCGACTCGTGGATGTGTGCGATCAGTGGGCGGGCCAAGCAATTCGGAATGATCCCGTACTTCAAGGACTGCAAATGA